The sequence CGCGATCGGGGCCCCGGCGCCCGGGACCTCTTCCACGAGCACGGCCTGGGCGTCGAGGTCGTCGACTGCTCGGTGCAGTTGCCGGCCGTGCTGGAGGTCGACGACGAGGCGCGGGTGGAGGTGACCGGGGAGTCCGGCGGCCGGCTGGCGGTGCGGATGACGGTGCACCGCGACGGCCGGGACCAGGTGGTGCTGCGGGGCCGGGTACGTGTCGTGCTGGTCACCGAGCCCGCGGCCACGACCTCGGCACCCGCCCCCGCACACCTGGCCGACCTGGTGGTGCCGACGGTGGGGGCCGCCGCGGCGGTCGCGCACCCCGACCACCGCCCGCTCGGCGCCGGTGAGACGGTCGCCGACGTGCTGACCCCACCCGGGTCGAACGCGTTCCTGTGGAGCTGGCGGGCACCCTACTTCTACTGCCACTTCTCCGACCGGGTGCAGCACTCCGGCTACGTGCGGGCGCTGGAGGAGGTGGTGGACCGCTTCCTGGCCGCCCGGGGCATCTCGGTGGGCCGGCTGGTCCGCGAGCGGTCCTGGATCCCGGTGGTCTCCCGGGCCCGGATCCGGCTGGTCGAGGCGGCCCGGATGGAGGAGGAGGTGCACACCGTGCTGAACGTGACCGGGGTGCTGCGGGGTGTCATGTTCGACGCCCGGATGGACTGCTACGTGCGCCGCGGTGACCGGCTGGTGCACACCGCGACCGCGACCATCCTGCACGGGTACGCGATCAGCGCCGGCCCGCGCGCCGGTGAGCTGGCCGAGTTCGACGACGAGGTGCTGCGCGCCCTGTCCGGCGGTGTGGCATGAAGCGACCGCCCCGGCTGTACTTCTCGTTCCGCAGCCCGTACAGCTGGCTGACCCTGCACCGGCTGCGGCGCGAGGTGCCCGACATCTTCGACCGGGTCGACTGCTTTCCGTACTGGGACCCGGACGCGAAGACCTCCGCGGGGCTGGCGGAACGGGGCGCGGAGCTGCACTACGTGCAGATGAGCCGGGCCAAGCACTTCTACATCCTGCAGGACACCAAGCGCCTGGCCGGGCAGGCGGGGCTGACGATGGCCTGGCCGATCGACGTGGACCCGTGGTGGGAACTGCCGCACCTGGCCTGGCTGTCGGCCCGCCGCGCGGGTCGGGCGGTGCCGTTCTACGACGCGCTGGTCGCGGCCCGGTGGGAGCGTGGGGAGGACATCTGCACCGCGGACGTGATCGCCCGCGCCGCGGTGGCGGCCGGATTCGACCCGGCTGCCGCCCAGGCCGCCCCGGACGACGCGGAGATCCGGGCCGAGGGGATCGACTGCCTGGCCGCCGCGTACGACGACGACGTGTTCGGCATCCCGTACCTGCGCTGGGGCCGTCACAGGTTCTGGGGGCTGGACCGGGTCGATCACTTCCTGGCCGCCTGGCGGCCCGACGCCGATCCGCCGGTGAGCCCGACGGCAGGCGCCCCGCGGCGGTCGTGGCGGGCGCGCCGTTCGACACCGACACCGCGGGAGGTTGCGGATGACCGGGCTCACCCCGGCGCAGGAGCGCCTGCGTCGGCAGCGGCAACTCGCCGCGACCTGCCGGCTCTTCGCCCGCTACGGTTTCGACGAGGGAGCCGGCGGCCACGTGACCGCCCGCGACCCGGAGGAGCCGGACCGGTTCTGGATCAACCCGTTCGGCATGCACTTCGGGCACGTGCGGGTCAGCGATCTGCTGCTGGTGGACGCGGCCGGTGCGGTGCTGGCGGGTTCGGGCCGGATCAACCCCGCCGGGTACGTCATCCACTCGCACGTGCACGCCGCCCGCCCCGAGGTGGTCGCCGCCGCGCACACCCACTCCACCCACGGGCGGGCGTGGTCGGCCCTGGGCCGTCCACTGGATCCGATCACCCAGGACGCCTGTGCCTTCTACGACGACCACACCGTCTTCGACGACTACACCGGGGTGGTGCTGGCCGACGAGGAGGGTAAACGCATCGCCGACGCCCTCGGCGAGGCCAAGGCGGTGGTGCTGCGCAATCACGGGCTGCTCACCGTCGGCGCGTCGGTGGCGGAGGCGGCCTGGTGGTTCATCGCCATGGACCGCAGCTGCCAGGTGCAACTGCTCGCCGAGGCGGCCGGGCGGCCCGTCCTGATCGGTGCGGCGGAGGCCGCCGAGACCCGGCGCACGATCGGCACCCCGGCGATCGCCCGGCTGAACTTCCGCCCGCTGTACACCGACATCGTCCGGGCCCAGCCGGATCTGCTGGACTGAGTCGAAGGGGGCGGCAATGGCCGTACTGCTACGGGACCTGGTCGGGGACGCCGGCGAGCCGGCACTGCGTGACGCCGCCGGGGCGTCGGACTGGCCAGGACTGGACGCGCGGGTCAACCGGTGGATCCGCTTGCTGCGCGCGCAGGGGCTGCGGGTCGGCGACACGATGGCGGTGGTCTGCGGCAACCGGCGGGAGACCATCGAGGCGTTGCTGGCCGCCATCCACACCGGAGTGACGGTGGTGCCGGTCAACTGGCACCTGACCGCGCCCGAGATCGCGTACCTGCTGACGGACTCGGAGAGCCGGCTGGTACTCACCGAGCCGGCGTACGCGGCCGTGGTCGGCGAGGCGGTGCGGTCCGCCGCCGTCCCGGCACGGCAACTGGTCACGGGGGAGCGGGACGTCGCCGACGCCGGCGCGGTCGAACCGCTGCTCGCCGTCCTGGCCGACGACGAGCCGGAGGGACAGGTCTGCGGCTCCACCATGCTCTACACCTCCGGCACCACCGGGGTGCCGAAGGGGGTACGCAACGGGCTGTTCCGCACCGGCGCGCCGTTCGGTCGGGTGGAGCGGCTGCTGGCGTACGCCGGGCACGCGTTGGCGGTGCCGGCGCGCGGCGCGGTGCTGCTGGTCGGCCCCTGGTACCACTCGGCGCAGCTGTTCTTCGCGTTGCTGCCGCTGCTGCGCGGCAGCCGGCTGGTGCTGCACGAGCGGTTCGAACCGCAGGCGTTCCTGGCCGCCGTGGCCGAGCATCGGATCACCGCCTGTCACCTGGTGCCCACCCAGTTCGTCCGGCTGCTGCGGCTGGACGCCGCCGACCGGGCCCGGGGCGAGTTGGGCAGCCTGCGGGTGGTGTGGCACGGCGGCGGTCCCTGCCCGGTCGAGGTGAAGCGGCAAATGATCGAGTGGTGGGGACCGGTGGTGATCGAGTACTACGCGGCCACCGAGGCGGGGGTGGTCACCCTGATCGGAGCCGAGGAGTGGCTGCGCCGGCCGGGCAGCGTCGGCCGCGCCGTACCGCCGAACGAGATCGCCATCCTGGGTCCGGACGGCGCCGCGCTGCCGCCCGGTCAGACCGGGCGGGTCTTCGTCCGCCGGGCCGGGCAGACGTTCGAATACCACAACGCCCCCGCGGAGACCCGCGACGCGCACCTGCGACCCGGCGTGTTCACCTACGGCGAGACCGGCTTCCTGGACGACGCCGGCTACCTCTACCTGACCGGCCGGACCCGCGACCTGATCGTCTCCGGCGGGGTGAACATCTACCCGGCCGAGGTGCAGGCGGTGCTGCTAACCCATCCGGCGGTGCGCGATGTCGCGGTGACCGGCGAGCCGGACGACGAGTACGGCGAGCGGGTGGTCGCCGTCGTCGAACTGGATCCGCGGCGGCTCGACCCGGCCGACGCCACGCAGGTGCTGGACGGGTTCTGCCGGCGCTCCCTGGCCGGCTTCAAGGTGCCGCGGCGCTGGCGGTTCGTCGCCGAACTGCCCCGCGACGGCACCGGCAAGCTCCGCCACGACGTGCTGCGTGAGCTGCTGCGTCCGCAGGCCGCCGGGGAACGGTCGTGAGCCGGGTGGTGCCGCGTCCGGACGTGGCGCATCCGGCCACCTACGGCGCGGCGGTGCCGTACGCCGAGTTCGCCCGGATGCGACGGGAGGAGCCGGTGTGCTGGGTGCCGGAGCCGGCGCTCTGGCGGCGCGGCGGCGCCGGCCGGATGCTCAGCCAGGGTTCCGGTTTCTGGGCGGTCACCAGCCATGAAGGTGTGGTCGCCGCGTCCCGGCAGCCGGAGGTGTTCTCCTCCGGCCGCAGGGGCGCGTTCCTGCCCGACCCGCGCACCGCGGCCGACCTGGAACAGGCCCGGCAGCTGCTGGTCAACATGGACGCGCCGCAGCACTCGCGGATCCGTCGGCTGGTCACCGCCGTGTTCACCCCGCGGGCGATCCGGGCGCTACAGGACAGCGTCACCGTGCACGCCCGTCACCTGGTGCAACGGGCGGTACACCGGGTGGAGTGCGACGTGGTCGCCGACCTCGCCGCGGAGCTGCCGCTGCTGGTCCTCGCGGACCTGCTCGGCCTGCCCCGCGAGGATCGGCACCTGCTGCACCGCTGGAGCAACAACCTGGTCGGCTTCGACGACCCCGAGTACGGCGGCGGGGACGTGGAGGCGTACCGGCGCACGTTCTTCGAGGCGTTCCAGTACGCGCTCGCCGTGGCGGCCGAGCGGCGCCGGTCGCCGCGCGACGACCTGATGACGTTGCTGGCGACGAGCGAGGTGGACGGCCGCCGGCTGTCCGACCGCGAGTTCTGCAGTTTCTGGTTGTTGCTGGTGGTGGCCGGCAACGAGACGACCCGACACCTCATCTCCGGCGGGGTTCTGGCGCTGCTGTCGGACCCGGCCCAGCGGGAGAAGCTCTCGCGCGACTGGACGCTGCTGCCCTCGGCGACGGAGGAGCTGCTGCGCTGGGTCACTCCGATCATGCAGTTCCGGCGTACCGCCACCCAGGACACCGAACTGTGCGGCCAGCCCATCGCCGAGGGTGCGAAGGTGGTGCTGTGGTACGTGTCGGCGAATCGGGACGACGCCGCCTTCGCCGACGCGCAGGCGTTACGGTTGGACCGGAATCCGAATCCGCACCTGTCCTTCGGTATGGGGCCGCACTTCTGTCTCGGTGCCCACCTGGCCCGGCTCGAGGCGCAGACCATGCTGCGGGAGCTGGTGCCGCATCTGGCCCGCTTCGAGGTGACCGGCCCGGTGGTTCGGCTGGAGAGCAATTTCGTCAATGGCTTGAAATCCCTCCCCGGGCGGTTCGCGCCGTCCCGCTCGTGAGACAACGCCGGGATGTGATGTGTGTGTTGGCTACGTTCGGTGACGACGACACGCTTCAGTTCCGGTCTGTAGGGAAACACCTCAATCCGCTAATCTGGTTAGGATGTTTAACCACCACACTGCCGGGGTGTGTGCTGTGATCTGATGGACAGCGGAGGGTAGCGATGGGTGACTACACAATCACCATCAGAGCCGAGAGTGCCGATACCGAAACCGTGATCTGCGTCGACATGGACGATTCGACGCCTCGGGTCGTGGAGCTCGTGATGCGCGCCGGCAGTGGCATGTCGGCACCGGCCCTCCCTTCCTTCGACCTGAATCTCCTGCTGCGCGCCTTGTTCCCCGATCGCACGGTGCCGGTGGCGCCGACGGCGGCCGAGCACGCCGTCGGATCGTCCGCCGAGGAGCCGTCCGCCGAGCAGCCCCGCGCCACGGCTGCCGGCAAGCGGTCCGTGCGTTCCGGAGCCAACCGCGCCGCCGCCGGTGCCGCGCGTCGCCGCACCGAGGCGTCCGTGCCGAAGGGTCGGGTCTACCGGCGCATGCCGGACGACGTCGTCGAGGTCTTCAACCGCACCGGCACCGTCACCGCCGTCGCCGAACACTACGGCGTGCCCCGGCACACCGCGCAGGGCTGGATCGGCCGGCTGCGCCGCCGTGGCGGTTTTTCCGCCGCCTCCTGACAGTCCCTCCCCCGCGGGGAGTGTCCGCCACCGGGTCCGCATCGGCGACACCCGGCGACACCCGGTGCCGGCCGAGGGTCAGACCGTGAGGCTGCCGGCGGTCCGCCGGGCGCCGGCCGGATCGCGGAGATCGCGTTGGGTGCCGACGGGCTGCGCCGCCGGCACCGGCGACAGTGACGGGGTTTCGTCCGGGGCCGGCCGAGTCGCGGCCAGCACCTGCCCGACGGCGTCGTCGAGGCTGTCGAAGATGGGAAACAGCCCGTCGAGCTTCATGGTGTGCAGGACCGTACGGATGAACCTCGACGGCGCGGCCAGGCACAGCCTCCCGCCGTGCTCGCGGACCTCCCGGTGGGCCCGGACGAGCAGGCCCAGCCCGGCCGAGTCGATGACGTCGACGTGGGCCAGGTTCACCACGACCGTCCCCTCCACGTCGACCGCGTCGCGGAGCGCGGTGCGCAACGCGTCCTCGGTGCGCGCCGCGTCGACGGTGTCGTTCGTGGCGACCACCGGCACCTCGGGGGCCGCCGACGGCTTCGGGGCGGTCGCGCCGGGGCGGTGCCGCGCCCGTCGGCAGGGCGCTGCACCGCGGGCAGCGGTGCGGGCCGGTGGCGAACGGCGAGCCGCTCCAGCCGTGGTCGGAGACCAGCGTCCAGACGACCTCGGCGTCGGGCAGCACACAGGCGGCGCCGGTGGTCGTCTCGCCACAGACATCGCAGATCAGGGTCATCAGGTTGTCGTCCGGTACGACGGTCATCCTGCTTCCTCTCCGGTGCCGCGGCCGGTGCGGCCGGGATACGGACTCGGGGCGTCGGCGGCGGGCACCGTCGCCGTGCGGGCTGCTCAGCGGGGCTCGGAGCGTTCCCTTCCGGCGGTGGCGACCACGATCACCACCCCGACCGCGGCGAGGCCAGCCTGCACGACCAGCGCCAGCAGGCTGAAGCCCTGCACGCCGGCGAGCCAGGCGGTGATGGCGCCGAGCAGCGCGGCGACCGCGCCGATGGTCATGGTGAGCCACAGCGGCACGGCCGCCCGGCCGGGGACGACGAGCCGGCCGAGCGCGCCGACGGCGAGGCCGACGGCGAGGGCCGCGACGATCCCGGCGATGGTCATGCTGCTCCTCGATCTCGCGGTTCGGTGTGTCGGGCGGTTACGTCAGGTACGTACGGTGACGGCCGCGCGGCCGTACACGGCGGCGCGTGGCGCGGCGGCCGGGGACCACCGGCCGGTGCCGTCGCCGGGCCGGCGACGGACGACGCGGCGTCGCCAATCGCGGTCGGCGACGCCGGAGCGTCGATGTGCACCGGCAGGATCTGGTCCAGCCGGGCGGTCTGCAGGATGCGGGTGATGCGCGGGTTGGGGTTGCGCAGCGAGAGCACGCCGCCGGAGCGGACCATCCGGCGGTGCACGTCGAGGAGCAGTCCGATGGCCGCGGCGTCGATGTGCCGGCAGCCGGCCAGGTCGACCACGACCTGCTGAGGTCGCAGGGCCAGCAACTGGTCGAAGACCGCGCCGGTCTCCGGCAGGCAGGCCAGGTCGAACTCGGTGATGGAAACCTCGACCAGCGGCACCGAGCACTCGGGGCGTCGTGGCGTGGTCACGTCGAAGGCCCCCTCTCCTGGTGTCCCGAGGTCGGCTCTCACCCTGCCCAGCAGGGTTGGCGGCCACCGCGCGGACGTATGACAGTTGCGTGACAAAACCCCCTGAACTCGACCGCGGTTGTCCGGCCGGTCCGGGCTTGGGGATGATTCCGGTATGACAGCGGTGCTGGTGATCGAGGACGACGACCGGATCCGGTTGGCGTTGCTGCTCGCCCTGGAGGACGAGGGCTACGAGGCCCGGGGTGCGGCAACGGCCGAGGAGGGGCTGCGCTGGCAGCGCCAGGACCCGGCGGACTACGTCCTGGTCGACCTGATGCTGCCCGGAATCGACGGGTTCGAGGGAATCCGCCAGCTGCGCCGCGACGACGACGTGCCGATCGTGGTGGTCAGCGCCCGCGACGACACCCACGACATCGTCGCCGCGCTGGAGGCCGGTGCCGACGACTACGTGGTCAAACCGGTGGCGATCAAGGAGCTGAGCGCCCGGCTGCGTGCCCTGCGCCGGCGCGGTCGTGCGGTGACGGCGGCGGAGGCCCGGGAGCCGGTGCCGGTGCTGTCCTTCGGGGAGTTGGAGGTCAGCCCCGAGGCGGGGGAGGTGCGCCGCGCCGGCCAGCAGGTCGCGGTCACCCGTACCGAGTTCCGGCTGCTGTGCGAGCTGGCCGAGCACGCCGGCCGGGTGCTCTCGCGCCAGCAGCTGCTCAGCCGGGTCTGGGGATACGACACCGGCGACGAGCGGCTGGTCGACGTGCACGTCGGCCGGCTGCGCCAGAAGATCGAGGTCGACCCGGCCAATCCCCGGCATCTGGTGACGTTGCGCGGCCTGGGTTACAAGCTCCAGCGATGAGGCGCCTCGGACTCTGGGCCCGGGTCACCGCCGCGTTCGCGGTGGGTGCGCTGCTGCTGTCCGCCTCGATGGCCCTGGTGTCGTACGAGCTGACCCGCCGCAGCCTGCTCAACGAGCGGGAGCGCACCGTGCTGCGGGCGGCGTACTACGACGCGGCGGTGGTGCGGGCGGGGCTGAACACCGAGAACCCGGACGTCGTGGAGGCGCTGCGAGCGCTGGACACCGGCACCGGCCGGCGGCCCCTGCTGCACCTCAACGGCGACTGGTACGCCCGCAGCGCCGACACCGGGCTCACCACCGCGATTCCGATCCGGCTGCAGGACCTGGTCTCGGCGGGGCGGCCGGCGGTGCAGCGGGTGCGGGTCAACGACCATCCGGTCATGCTGGTCGGCGTGCCGCTGTCGGAGTCGGCCGCCTTCTACGAGATCGTCTCGCTGCGGGAGCTGGAGCAGACCTTCCAGATCCTCGCGCTGGCGCTGACCGCGGTTGCGATCATGGTGGCCGGGTCGGGGGCGGCCCTCGGCTGGTACGCGACCCGGCACGGGCTGCGCCCGCTGACCGCCGTCGCCGACGCCGCCGAGCGGATCGCCGCCGGCGACTTCACCACCCGCCTCAGGCCGGACACCGACCCGGACCTGACCCGCCTCTCCACCTCCTTCAACCGGATGGTCGACGAGCTGGCGCAGCGCATCGACCGGGATCGGCGTTTCGCCGCCGACGTGAGCCACGAGCTGCGTTCGCCGCTGCAGACGCTCGCGGCGGCGGCGAGCGTCCTGGCCCGGCGGCGGGAGAACCAGGACGAGCGGACCGCCACCGCGGCCCGGCTGGTGGCCGACGAGATCGACCGTTTCCAGCAACTGGTCAACGACCTGCTGGATCTGGCCCGCAGCGATCAACCGGTGCATCGGGAGCCGGTCGACCTCGTCGGGCTCGCCCGGCAGGCGTGTCGCGACCGGGGTCTGCCGGAGTCGATGGTGCGGCTGGCACCGGCGACGCCGGCGACGTGGCAGGTGGACCGGCGCCGGATCGCGCAGGTGTTGACCAACCTGCTCGACAACGCCGAGCGCTACGGCGCCGGCCCGGTGGCCGTGCGGCTCTCCCGGGACGGCGACACCGGTGTGCTGGAGGTGGACGACGAGGGTCCGGGAGTGCCGATGGAGGACCGGCAGGTGATCTTCGACCGATTCGTACGCGGCCGGGCGGCCAACTACCGCGGCGGCGGCGACGGCACCGGTCTCGGGCTCGCGCTGGTGGCCCAGCACGCCGCCGCGCACGGTGGCGAGGTCTCGGTCACCGACCGCCCCGAGGGCGGCGCCCGGTTCCTGGTCACCCTGCCCAGGAGCGTGTCGTGATCCGCGCCGCCCGCGCCGTGGCGGTCACCGCCCTGCTCACCCTGGTCGCGGCGTGCGGGGTTCCCGCCGAGGACCGGCCCCGCGCGGTCACCCCACCGCCCGGCCCCTTTCCGTACCCGGCGACCGCCGCGCCGACGGCGGCCGAGACCGGCGCGGTGACCGAGGTGCTCTACTTCTCGCGCGACGACCGCCTGGTGCCGGTGACCCGCCGGATCGACGAGGTGCCCGCCCCGGACGTCCAGCTGCGGGACCTGCTGGCCGGGCCGACGCCCGGCGAGCGCGACGACGGCCTCACCAGCGCCCTGCCGGGGGCGTTCAGCAGCGCCGTGGTCGAACTCACGGACGGGCTGGCCCGGGTCAGCGTCACGCTGACCGGGGTGGACACCGGCCGCAGTGACGGGCTGCTGGCGCACGGGCAGATCGTGTGCACGCTCACCGCCCGCACCGACGTCACGGGGGTGCTGTTCCTGGAGGGTGGTGCGCCGCTGAGCGTTCCCCGGGCGGACGGTTCGCTGTCGTCGGAGCCGCTCACCGCGGCCGACTACGCGGTGCTGATCAGCCCTCGCTGACCGCGTCCGCCGGTTGGGGGCGGACCTCGGGAACACGCGGACCGCGACAACTCGTATCCTTTCCGCGAACCGTCGTGGTGGACAACCGAGAAGGGGACATGGTGTGAACGACCGGGCCGAGACGTTGGAGTTCCAGGCTGAGGCGCGTCAGCTGCTTCAGCTGGTGGTCCACTCGATCTACTCGAACAAGGACGTCTTCCTCCGCGAACTGATCTCGAACGCCTCCGACGCGCTGGACAAGCTTCGCCTGGCGTCGCTTGTCGACAAGGACCTCGACGTCGACACCGGCGACCTGCACGTCGCGATCGAGGTCGACCGGGACACGCGCACCCTCACGGTGCGGGACAACGGCATCGGCATGACCCGCGACGAGGTCGTCTCCGTCATCGGCACCATCGCCAAGTCCGGCACCGCCGAGCTGCTGCGCCAGCTGCGTGAGGCGACGGACGCCGGCGCGTCGCAGCAGATGATCGGCCAGTTCGGCGTCGGCTTCTACGCCTCGTTCATGGTCGCCGAGCGGGTCGAGCTGGTGACCCGGCGGGCCGGCGAGCGCGTCGGCACCCGGTGGGAGTCGACCGGCGAGGGCACGTACACCGTGGCCGCAGTCGACGACGCCCCCCAGGGCACGGCGGTGACCCTGCACCTCAAGCCCGCCGACGCCGAGGACAACCTGCACGACTACACCGCCGAGTGGACGATCCGGGAGATCGTCAAGCGTTACTCCGACTTCATCGCCCACCCGATCCGGATGACCGTCGAGCGGCCCGGCGCGGACGACGCCCCCGCCACCACCGAGACGGTCACGCTCAACTCGATGAAGGCGCTGTGGGCCCGTTCCCGCGACGAGGTCGAGCCGGCCGAGTACCACGAGTTCTACAAGCACGTCAGCCACGACTGGGCGGATCCGCTCGAAACCATCCACATGCGGGGCGAGGGAACCTTCGAGTACGAGGCGCTGCTGTTCATCCCCACCCACGCGCCGCTGGACCTGTTCTCCCCGCAGGGGCGCCGGGGGGTCCAGCTCTACGTCAAGCGCGTGTTCATCATGGACGACTGCGACGCGCTCATGCCCAACTACCTGCGGTTCGTCAAGGGTGTGGTGGACGCCCACGACCTGTCGCTGAACATCTCCCGGGAGATCCTCCAGCAGGACCGGCAGATCCGCGCCGTACGCCGCCGCCTGGTCAAGAAGATCCTGGCCACGGTCAAGGAACTCAAGACCGACCAGCCGGAGCGGTACCGCACCTTCTGGGCCGAGTTCGGGCCGGTGGTCAAGGAAGGTCTGATCGAGGACACCGAGAACCAGGACACCCTGCTGGAGGTCCTGTCGGTGGCCTCCACCCACGACCCGGCCGAGCTGACCGACCTGGCCGGCTACGTCGCCCGGATGCGCGAGGGCCAGACCGACATCTACTTCGCCACCGGGGAGAACCGCGCCACCATCGAGAACTCGCCGCACATGGAGGCGTTCCGCGCCAAGGGCTACGAGGTGCTGCTCCTCACCGACCCGGTCGACGAGGTCTGGGTCGAGCGGGTCGGCAGCTACGGCGGCAAGACGCTGCGTTCGGTCGCCAAGGGACAGGTCGACCTGGACACCGAGCAGGAGCGTACCGAGGCCGAGGCGGAGCGGGAGCGGCAGCGCACCGAGTACGCCGACCTGCTCGGTTGGATGGGCGGGGTGCTCGGCGACAGCGTCAAGGAGGTGCGCCTCTCGTCGCGGTTGACCACCTCCCCGGCCTGTGTGGTCGGCGACGCGCACGACCTCACCCCGACCCTGGAGAAGATGTACCGGGCGATGGGCCAGGAGGTGCCGAAGGTGAAGCGGATCCTGGAGATCAACCCGAGCCACCCGCTCGTCACCGGCCTGCGCAAGGCGCACGAGCAGGGCGGTGCCGGCGACGCCCTGGCGGAGACCGCCGAGCTGCTCTACGGCACCGCGCTGCTCGCCGAGGGCGGTGACCTGGCCGACCCGGCGAGGTTCGCCCGGATCCTCGCCGACCGCCTCGCCCGCACCCTGTAGCCCCGCGGGTGCCGGGTCGGGTGGCGGCCGGCGCCGGCTCAGCCGTTCACCAGCTGGCGTGCCGCCGCCGAGACGTGAGCCGGAAAGGGCGGGTCCGCGTCGAGGACGGCGTGCGCGAGAGCTGTCCGCAGCGAGGACACCATGACGGTGTCGGTCCGGTCGGCGACGAGCCGCCCGGGATCGGCCTCGGCGAGGGCGAACAGGGCCGTCGAGTAGACCTCCCGGACGACCTGTTCGGGTGGGAGTTGCAGTTGCAATAACAGTTCGCCGGAGACGATCCGGCCGCGCAGGCGCGCATCCCAGACGAATACGAAGTACGTGATCTCGGCGACCAGGTGCAGGTCGCCGAGTCGCTGTGCCTCGGCGTTGACTGCTGCCAGCCACTGCCACGGCCGGTCGATGCCGAGATCTCCGGTCTGGCGGATGTTCCGCAGCAGAGTCTCCATGTCGGGCGTTCCGTCGCCGGCCTGGCAGACCGCCACAGCGGCATGCCGCATGGCACCGTCGTCCCCGAGGGTCATCAGAAAGTCCCGGACCACCCGCCGCGCGACGTCCTGGTCGCCGGGTTTCACGGCGGGGGTGGTGGCGGGGTCGGCGGTGGTGTGGGGTGTGACCTCTTCTTCCTGCCGAAGATGCCCACGTGGCGGTCTCCGTTCGTGTCGCGTCGGATGGTCGGGTCCGGACAACAGCACTCGGGTCGGGGACGCGGTCCTGCGGTCCGTAGCATCCTGCCAGCTCGCACCGCCCCCGGCACCCGCCGATCCGGTGATCACCGGGCGGTGGCGGCGCTCCGGTTCCGGCACCTGGCCCCCGCCAGGCGTGGAGTTCCGGGCGGCCGGGTATTTCGGCGGCCATGAGCGCGAGTGTGGTGGTGGATCCGGACAGCCCGCCGGCCCCCGCCGTGACGGTCGGCACCGTCGCGGTGGTGGCCCATCGGAAGAAGAACCTGGGCGGCGGCCTGGACGACCTGCGGGCGACTCTGGTCGGCGCGGGCGTGCGGGACATGCTCTGGTACGAGGTGCCCAAGAGCCGCAAGGCGCCGAAGAAGATCCGCAAGGCGCTCGACAGGGGCGCCGATCTGGTCTTCGTCTGGGGCGGCGACGGCATGGTGCAGCGCTGCGCCGACACCCTCGCCGGATCGCGGACGCCGATGGCGATCCTGCCCGCCGGCACCGCCAACCTGTTCGCCGGCAATCTCGGCATCCCGGAGGACCTGCCGGAGGCCGTCCGGATCGGCCTGCACGGCCGGCGGCGCCGTCTCGACCTCGGCAGGCTCAACGGTGAGCACTTCGCGGTGATGGCCGGTGCCGGGTTCGACGGCGACCTCATCCGGGAGGCCGACCGGGAGCTGAAGGGACGCCTCGGCCGGCTCGCCTACGTGTGGACCGGGCTGCGCCACGTGCGCGGCGAGTTGACCCGTACCCGGATCACCGTGGACGGCGGGACCTGGTTCGACGGCGAGGCCAGTTGCGTGCTGGTCGGCAACGTCGGCACCATCACCGGCGGGATTCCCGCCTTCGACGACGCCCGCCCCGACAGCGGCTCGCTGGAGATCGGGGTCTCCACGGCCGGCGGCGCCGTCGACTGGGCACGCACCCTCGGCAAGATGGCCACCGGCCGTTCCGAGAACTCCAAGTTCGTCCGGATCACCCGGGGGCGCAGGGCCAAGGTCCGCTTCGGCGAGCCGAAGACCTACGAGCTCGACGGCGGCGCCCGCGGCACCGCCCGGAAGCTGAAGGTACGCGCGGTGCCCGCCGCGCTCACCGTCTGCCTTCCGGCGTCGGAGCCGGAAGG is a genomic window of Micromonospora tarapacensis containing:
- a CDS encoding thioesterase family protein — translated: MTSVSTAPLTVLVGRPRYEGANIRTWIGFKHFVYLVEEAVLQWFRDRGPGARDLFHEHGLGVEVVDCSVQLPAVLEVDDEARVEVTGESGGRLAVRMTVHRDGRDQVVLRGRVRVVLVTEPAATTSAPAPAHLADLVVPTVGAAAAVAHPDHRPLGAGETVADVLTPPGSNAFLWSWRAPYFYCHFSDRVQHSGYVRALEEVVDRFLAARGISVGRLVRERSWIPVVSRARIRLVEAARMEEEVHTVLNVTGVLRGVMFDARMDCYVRRGDRLVHTATATILHGYAISAGPRAGELAEFDDEVLRALSGGVA
- a CDS encoding class II aldolase/adducin family protein; this translates as MTGLTPAQERLRRQRQLAATCRLFARYGFDEGAGGHVTARDPEEPDRFWINPFGMHFGHVRVSDLLLVDAAGAVLAGSGRINPAGYVIHSHVHAARPEVVAAAHTHSTHGRAWSALGRPLDPITQDACAFYDDHTVFDDYTGVVLADEEGKRIADALGEAKAVVLRNHGLLTVGASVAEAAWWFIAMDRSCQVQLLAEAAGRPVLIGAAEAAETRRTIGTPAIARLNFRPLYTDIVRAQPDLLD
- a CDS encoding AMP-binding protein translates to MAVLLRDLVGDAGEPALRDAAGASDWPGLDARVNRWIRLLRAQGLRVGDTMAVVCGNRRETIEALLAAIHTGVTVVPVNWHLTAPEIAYLLTDSESRLVLTEPAYAAVVGEAVRSAAVPARQLVTGERDVADAGAVEPLLAVLADDEPEGQVCGSTMLYTSGTTGVPKGVRNGLFRTGAPFGRVERLLAYAGHALAVPARGAVLLVGPWYHSAQLFFALLPLLRGSRLVLHERFEPQAFLAAVAEHRITACHLVPTQFVRLLRLDAADRARGELGSLRVVWHGGGPCPVEVKRQMIEWWGPVVIEYYAATEAGVVTLIGAEEWLRRPGSVGRAVPPNEIAILGPDGAALPPGQTGRVFVRRAGQTFEYHNAPAETRDAHLRPGVFTYGETGFLDDAGYLYLTGRTRDLIVSGGVNIYPAEVQAVLLTHPAVRDVAVTGEPDDEYGERVVAVVELDPRRLDPADATQVLDGFCRRSLAGFKVPRRWRFVAELPRDGTGKLRHDVLRELLRPQAAGERS
- a CDS encoding cytochrome P450; this encodes MSRVVPRPDVAHPATYGAAVPYAEFARMRREEPVCWVPEPALWRRGGAGRMLSQGSGFWAVTSHEGVVAASRQPEVFSSGRRGAFLPDPRTAADLEQARQLLVNMDAPQHSRIRRLVTAVFTPRAIRALQDSVTVHARHLVQRAVHRVECDVVADLAAELPLLVLADLLGLPREDRHLLHRWSNNLVGFDDPEYGGGDVEAYRRTFFEAFQYALAVAAERRRSPRDDLMTLLATSEVDGRRLSDREFCSFWLLLVVAGNETTRHLISGGVLALLSDPAQREKLSRDWTLLPSATEELLRWVTPIMQFRRTATQDTELCGQPIAEGAKVVLWYVSANRDDAAFADAQALRLDRNPNPHLSFGMGPHFCLGAHLARLEAQTMLRELVPHLARFEVTGPVVRLESNFVNGLKSLPGRFAPSRS
- a CDS encoding GlsB/YeaQ/YmgE family stress response membrane protein, producing MTIAGIVAALAVGLAVGALGRLVVPGRAAVPLWLTMTIGAVAALLGAITAWLAGVQGFSLLALVVQAGLAAVGVVIVVATAGRERSEPR
- a CDS encoding STAS domain-containing protein produces the protein MTTPRRPECSVPLVEVSITEFDLACLPETGAVFDQLLALRPQQVVVDLAGCRHIDAAAIGLLLDVHRRMVRSGGVLSLRNPNPRITRILQTARLDQILPVHIDAPASPTAIGDAASSVAGPATAPAGGPRPPRHAPPCTAARPSPYVPDVTARHTEPRDRGAA